One window of the Saccopteryx bilineata isolate mSacBil1 chromosome 2, mSacBil1_pri_phased_curated, whole genome shotgun sequence genome contains the following:
- the NRARP gene encoding notch-regulated ankyrin repeat-containing protein: MSQAELSTCSVPQTQRIFQEAVRKGNTQELQSLLQNMTNCEFNVNSFGPEGQTALHQSVIDGNLELVKLLVKFGADIRLANRDGWSALHIAAFGGHQDIVLYLITKAKYAGSGR; the protein is encoded by the coding sequence ATGAGCCAGGCCGAGCTGTCCACCTGCTCGGTGCCGCAGACGCAGCGCATCTTCCAGGAGGCGGTGCGTAAGGGCAACACGCAAGAGCTGCAGTCGCTGCTGCAGAACATGACCAACTGCGAGTTCAACGTCAACTCGTTTGGGCCCGAGGGCCAGACGGCGCTGCACCAGTCGGTCATCGACGGCAACCTGGAGCTCGTGAAGCTGCTGGTGAAGTTCGGCGCCGACATCCGCCTGGCCAACCGCGACGGCTGGAGCGCGCTGCACATCGCCGCGTTTGGCGGCCATCAGGACATCGTACTCTATCTCATCACCAAGGCCAAGTACGCGGGCAGCGGCCGGTGA